One region of Quercus lobata isolate SW786 chromosome 2, ValleyOak3.0 Primary Assembly, whole genome shotgun sequence genomic DNA includes:
- the LOC115976192 gene encoding ras-related protein RHN1 — translation MATTTIAHNSHNAKLVLLGDMGAGKSSLVLRFVKGQFLEFQESTIGAAFFSQTLAVNDATVKFEIWDTAGQERYHSLAPMYYRGAAAAIIVYDITNAESYARAKKWVQELQKQGNPNMVMALAGNKTDLEDKRKVTTEEARAYADENGLFFIETSAKTAVNVNDIFYEIAKRLPRSQPAQNPAGMVLVDRPAEGSQATSCCS, via the exons ATGGCCACTACTACGATCGCACACAACAGTCACAACGCCAAGCTG GTTTTGCTGGGTGACATGGGCGCTGGTAAATCTAGCCTCGTCCTGCGCTTTGTCAAGGGCCAATTCCTTGaatttcag GAATCAACCATAGGAGCAGCGTTTTTCTCGCAAACGCTTGCAGTGAATGATGCAACGGTGAAGTTTGAGATATGGGACACAGCTGGACAAGAGAGATACCATAGCTTGGCTCCGATGTATTACAGAGGTGCTGCTGCTGCCATCATTGTCTACGATATCACCAATGCT GAGTCATATGCACGGGCTAAGAAGTGGGTACAAGAGCTTCAGAAGCAAG GAAATCCTAACATGGTTATGGCCCTTGCTGGAAACAAAACTGATTTGGAAGATAAGAGGAAAGTTACAACTGAA GAGGCACGTGCATATGCTGATGAAAATGGACTCTTTTTCATTGAGACCTCTGCCAAAACAGCTGTCAATGTCAatgatatattttatgaaatag CTAAAAGGTTGCCTAGATCTCAGCCTGCTCAGAACCCAGCAGGGATGGTCCTTGTGGATAGACCTGCAGAAGGATCCCAAGCGACATCTTGCTGTTCATAA
- the LOC115976193 gene encoding butyrate--CoA ligase AAE11, peroxisomal-like codes for MDKLEKCGANYAPLSPITFLNRASKVYANRTSVIYQGTCFTWRETYQRCCALASSLLTLNIVKNDVVSVLAPNIPAMYEMHFAVPMAGAVLNTINARLDSKNIAAILRHSEAKVFFVDCQFVSVAREALLLLVAESSNIPLVIVIDDVDTPTGVRLGELEYEELVRKGNPSNKYLPSEHELDEWDPIALNYTSGTTSEPKGVVYSHRGAYLSTLSLVLGWEMGSEPVYLWTLPMFHCNGWTFTWGIAARGGTNVCLRNTTAHDIYSNISMHKVTHMCCAPIVFNIILQAGPNERRDITTPVQILTGGAPPPAALLEKIEPLGFHVTHAYGLTEATGPALVCEWQTKWNQLPKDKQAKLKARQGISILTLADVDVKDLKTMATVPYDGKTMGEIVLRGSSIMKGYFKDQKATSKAFKDGWFLTGDVGVVHPDGYLEIKDRSKDVIISGGENISSVELESVLYKHPRVLEAAVVAMPHPRWGESPCAFISIRKNSSGKTKDVTEAEIISYCRKNLPRFMIPKKVEFLPELPKNATGKILKNELRAKANDLVIVAENLSNHKSTQVTPQPAPQPQYNNGEQIMAMSRL; via the exons ATGGATAAGTTAGAGAAATGTGGTGCCAACTATGCCCCTCTTTCCCCTATAACTTTCTTAAATAGAGCCTCTAAGGTTTATGCCAATCGTACCTCTGTTATATACCAGGGTACCTGCTTCACATGGAGGGAGACATACCAACGTTGCTGTGCTCTTGCTTCTTCTCTTCTAACTCTTAACATTGTCAAGAATGATGTT GTATCTGTGTTGGCTCCTAACATTCCAGCCATGTATGAGATGCATTTTGCAGTGCCTATGGCTGGTGCTGTGCTTAACACTATTAATGCCCGGCTCGATTCCAAAAACATAGCTGCTATTCTCCGGCACTCTGAAGCCAAGGTCTTCTTTGTGGATTGCCAATTTGTGTCAGTAGCAAGAGAAGCTCTCCTCTTACTTGTGGCCGAGTCGTCCAATATCCCTTTGGTGATTGTCATCGATGATGTTGACACACCAACAGGTGTTCGGCTAGGCGAATTGGAGTACGAGGAACTTGTCAGAAAGGGCAATCCTAGCAACAAGTATCTTCCTAGTGAGCATGAGCTAGATGAGTGGGATCCAATTGCTTTGAATTACACATCAGGAACAACATCTGAGCCTAAAGGTGTTGTGTACAGCCATAGGGGTGCTTATCTTAGCACTCTAAGCCTAGTCCTTGGATGGGAAATGGGAAGTGAGCCAGTGTATTTGTGGACACTTCCTATGTTCCATTGTAATGGGTGGACTTTCACATGGGGCATAGCAGCACGCGGGGGGACCAACGTGTGTTTGCGCAACACCACAGCACATGACATCTACAGCAACATTTCTATGCACAAAGTCACACATATGTGTTGTGCACCCATCGTGTTCAACATCATTTTACAAGCTGGACCCAATGAGCGCAGAGATATCACCACTCCGGTCCAAATACTCACCGGTGGAGCACCTCCACCTGCAGCACTGCTCGAAAAAATTGAACCACTTGGGTTCCATGTCACACACGCTTATGGCCTCACCGAGGCAACAGGACCTGCCCTGGTGTGTGAATGGCAAACCAAGTGGAATCAACTGCCAAAAGATAAACAGGCAAAGCTTAAGGCACGTCAAGGTATTAGCATACTAACTCTAGCAGATGTTGACGTCAAGGATTTGAAAACGATGGCAACTGTGCCATATGATGGAAAAACCATGGGGGAGATAGTCCTGCGTGGGAGTAGTATCATGAAGGGGTATTTCAAGGACCAAAAGGCTACATCCAAAGCCTTCAAGGATGGTTGGTTCTTAACAGGTGATGTTGGTGTTGTACATCCAGACGGGTACTTAGAAATCAAGGACCGGTCTAAAGATGTTATCATTTCTGGAGGTGAAAACATCAGCAGTGTAGAATTGGAGTCAGTTCTGTATAAACACCCAAGAGTTCTTGAAGCAGCAGTAGTAGCAATGCCACACCCTCGTTGGGGAGAGAGTCCCTGCGCTTTTATCTCAATCAGAAAGAACTCCAGTGGCAAAACAAAGGATGTGACTGAGGCAGAGATCATATCCTATTGCAGGAAAAATCTTCCCCGTTTCATGATTCCAAAGAAGGTGGAATTCTTGCCGGAGCTACCAAAGAATGCAACAGGAAAGATTTTGAAGAATGAACTGAGGGCTAAAGCAAATGACCTTGTGATTGTCGCCGAGAATCTTTCAAACCACAAGTCCACCCAAGTCACACCCCAACCTGCTCCTCAACCTCAATATAATAATGGCGAGCAGATTATGGCCATGTCCCGGCTCTGA